A region from the Silene latifolia isolate original U9 population chromosome 7, ASM4854445v1, whole genome shotgun sequence genome encodes:
- the LOC141592909 gene encoding uncharacterized protein LOC141592909, with product MEDTTWEQKFHALTHILTSPTTNPSMHSQYMISNQIPCYLNWDYPPLLCTKYKHQPTFFLRWEFSLFLKRVSRFGLPATSWRSKCPYYQPPPLILAKGLEEAKWDDEGKRQYVRKRLHRKRIESEVNPWIPVLIPNLFLFSLLLWNPFPEYDS from the coding sequence ATGGAGGACACAACATGGGAACAAAAGTTCCATGCCCTAACACACATATTAACCAGCCCAACAACCAACCCATCCATGCACTCTCAATACATGATATCCAATCAAATCCCATGCTACCTAAACTGGGATTACCCACCTCTCCTCTGCACCAAATACAAGCATCAACCAACTTTCTTTCTAAGATGGGAATTCTCTCTTTTCCTCAAAAGGGTGTCTAGATTCGGTCTTCCCGCGACATCGTGGCGGTCAAAGTGCCCTTATTATCAACCCCCACCTCTTATTTTAGCAAAAGGATTGGAAGAAGCAAAATGGGATGATGAAGGAAAGAGGCAATATGTAAGGAAGAGACTTCATAGGAAACGCATTGAAAGTGAAGTTAACCCCTGGATTCCTGTTTTGATTCCTAATCTTTTCTTGTTTTCGTTACTCTTGTGGAATCCATTTCCTGAATATGATTCTTGA
- the LOC141592908 gene encoding uncharacterized protein LOC141592908 — protein MTSTTRYLFLSLISLICFASAEQNLNANPLSQNLQKVLNAYDDLCRDIDEFSLNVAQFENLRKVSMLKCDWKNLCNCMEKFKKKVEIMNHTLHNMEHVWSEFDTKVCILESGMRRTVKEIRSLKMMAKITEMKLELLASSIDRVLVSCNRETERNGFRLAFIAEDMIFLVSAGIVFSFVLGSLILMLPLIRLPDIACATFKFALKWLSPRWS, from the exons ATGACTTCCACAACAAGATACTTGTTTCTCTCTCTAATCTCTCTCATCTGTTTTGCTTCCGCGGAGCAGAATCTCAACGCTAATCCTCTTTCTCAAAACCTGCAAAAGGTTTTGAATGCTTACGATGATCTGTGTCGCGATATCGATGAATTCAGCCTCAATGTTGCTCAATTCG AAAATCTGAGGAAGGTATCCATGCTAAAATGTGACTGGAAAAACCTTTGTAATTGTATGGAGAAATTTAAGAAGAAAGTTGAGATAATGAATCACACTCTTCATAACATGGAACATGTTTGGTCCGAATTTGACACAAAG GTCTGCATACTAGAGTCTGGAATGAGAAGAACTGTCAAGGAAATCCGATCACTGAAAATGATGGCAAAAATCACTGAAATGAAGCTGGAATTGTTGGCTTCGAGCATTGATAGG GTGTTGGTTTCTTGTAACCGCGAGACAGAGAGAAATGGATTCCGTCTTGCTTTTATTGCTGAAGATATGATTTTTCTT GTTTCTGCTGGAATTGTTTTCTCCTTCGTGCTTGGTTCACTGATATTGATGTTACCTTTAATCCGG CTTCCTGACATAGCGTGTGCTACATTCAAGTTTGCTTTGAAATGGTTGTCTCCCCGCTGGAGTTAG